One window from the genome of Nomascus leucogenys isolate Asia chromosome 12, Asia_NLE_v1, whole genome shotgun sequence encodes:
- the B4GALT2 gene encoding beta-1,4-galactosyltransferase 2 isoform X1 — protein MSRLLGGTLERVCKAVLLLCLLHFLVAVILYFDVYAQHLAFFSRFSARGPARALHPAASSSSNCSRPNATVSSSGLPEVPSARPGPTAPMLPPCPDSPPGLVGRLLIEFTSPMPLERVQRENPGVLMGGRYTPPDCTPAQTVAVIIPFRHREHHLRYWLHYLHPILRRQRLRYGVYVISQHGEDTFNRAKLLNVGFLEALKEDAAYDCFIFSDVDLVPMDDRNLYRCGDQPRHFAIAMDKFGFRLPYAGYFGGVSGLSKAQFLRINGFPNEYWGWGGEDDDIFNRISLTGMKISRPDIRIGRYRMIKHDRDKHNEPNPQRPHSCTCGTPAGADRTRRASGCWAQLLWTRQRGPAQYGKGVWKDSVHPSEIEGGLPRFKTQS, from the exons ATGAGCAGACTGCTGGGGGGGACGCTGGAGCGCGTCTGCAAGGCTGTGCTCCTTCTCTGCCTGCTGCACTTCCTCGTGGCCGTCATCCTCTACTTTGACGTCTACGCCCAGCACCTGGCCTTCTTCAGCCGCTTCAGTGCCCGAGGCCCTGCCCGTGCCCTCCACCCAgctgccagcagcagcagcaactgcTCCCGGCCCAACGCCACCGTCTCTAGCTCCGGGCTCCCTGAGGTCCCCAGTGCCCGGCCCGGTCCCACGGCTCCCATGCTGCCACCCTGTCCTGACTCGCCACCTGGTCTTG TGGGCAGACTGCTGATCGAGTTTACCTCACCCATGCCCCTGGAGCGGGTGCAGAGGGAGAACCCAGGCGTGCTCATGGGCGGCCGATACACGCCGCCcgactgcaccccagcccagACGGTGGCGGTCATCATCCCCTTTAGACACCGGGAACACCACCTGCGCTACTGGCTCCACTATCTACACCCCATCTTGAGGCGGCAGCGGCTGCGCTACGGCGTCTATGTCATCAGCCAG CATGGTGAAGACACCTTCAACCGGGCCAAGCTGCTCAACGTGGGCTTCCTAGAGGCGCTGAAGGAGGATGCCGCCTATGACTGCTTCATCTTCAGCGATGTGGACCTGGTCCCCATGGATGACCGCAACCTATACCGCTGCGGCGACCAACCCCGCCACTTCGCCATTGCCATGGACAAGTTTGGCTTccg GCTGCCCTATGCTGGCTACTTTGGAGGTGTGTCAGGCCTGAGTAAGGCTCAGTTTCTGAGAATCAATGGCTTCCCCAACGAGTACTGGGGCTGGGGTGGCGAGGATGATGACATCTTCAACCG GATCTCCCTGACTGGGATGAAGATCTCACGCCCAGACATCCGAATCGGCCGCTACCGCATGATCAAGCACGACCGTGACAAGCATAACGAACCCAACCCTCAGAG ACCTCACTCGTGCACCTGTGGGACCCCTGCCGGGGCAGATAGGACAAGAAGAGCTAGTGGGTGCTGGGCACAGCTCCTGTGGACCCGACAAAGGGGACCTGCACAGTATGGGAAGGGGGTATGGAAAGACAGTGTCCACCCCTCTGAAATTGAAGGAG